A region from the Citrobacter telavivensis genome encodes:
- the murI gene encoding glutamate racemase, translated as MATKLQDGNTPCLAATPSDPRPTVLVFDSGVGGLSVYDEIRHLLPDLHYIYAFDNVAFPYGEKSEAFIVERVVEIVTAVQQRYPLSLAVIACNTASTVSLPALREKFAFPVVGVVPAIKPAARLTANGIVGLLATRGTVKRPYTHELIARFANECQIAMLGSAELVELAEAKLHGEPVPLEELQRILRPWLRMPEPPDTVVLGCTHFPLLQEELLQVLPEGTRLVDSGAAIARRTAWLLEHEAPDAKSADANIAYCMAMTPETEQLLPVLQRYGFESLEKLTV; from the coding sequence ATGGCTACCAAACTGCAGGACGGGAATACACCTTGTCTGGCAGCTACACCTTCTGATCCACGCCCCACCGTACTGGTATTTGATTCCGGTGTCGGTGGGTTGTCGGTCTATGATGAGATCCGGCATCTCCTGCCGGATCTCCACTATATCTACGCTTTCGATAACGTGGCTTTTCCTTATGGGGAAAAGAGCGAGGCATTTATCGTTGAGCGCGTTGTTGAGATCGTGACGGCGGTACAGCAGCGTTATCCTCTCTCCCTGGCGGTTATCGCCTGTAACACGGCCAGTACGGTCTCTCTTCCGGCCTTGCGTGAGAAGTTTGCTTTCCCGGTCGTGGGCGTGGTGCCGGCGATCAAACCGGCGGCGCGTCTGACGGCGAATGGTATTGTTGGGTTACTGGCAACTCGCGGGACGGTGAAACGTCCTTATACGCATGAGCTGATTGCGCGCTTTGCGAATGAGTGTCAGATAGCCATGCTGGGGTCAGCGGAGCTAGTGGAGTTGGCGGAAGCGAAGCTGCATGGCGAGCCGGTGCCGCTGGAAGAGTTGCAACGGATTCTGCGCCCATGGCTGCGGATGCCGGAACCGCCTGATACGGTAGTGCTCGGGTGCACCCATTTCCCACTGTTACAGGAAGAACTCTTACAGGTTCTTCCTGAAGGGACGCGGCTGGTAGATTCCGGAGCGGCGATTGCGCGCCGCACGGCCTGGCTACTGGAACATGAAGCGCCGGATGCGAAATCCGCAGATGCCAATATCGCCTATTGTATGGCGATGACGCCGGAAACTGAGCAATTATTACCCGTTTTGCAGCGTTACGGCTTTGAATCGCTCGAAAAACTGACGGTTTAA
- the murB gene encoding UDP-N-acetylmuramate dehydrogenase — protein MNHSLKSWNTFGIDQNANEIVCAENEQQLLNAWQSANALHQPVLILGEGSNVLFLDTFRGTVIVNRIKGIEVTEQPDAWLLHVGAGENWHHLVQHTLQLGMPGLENLALIPGCVGSSPIQNIGAYGVELQRVCDYVDCVELATGKSLRVSAAECRFGYRDSIFKHEYQDRFAIVAVGLRLTKQWQPVLTYGDLTRLDPATVTPRQVFDSVCHMRMTKLPDPKVNGNAGSFFKNPVVVADVAQALLSQFPNAPHYPQPDGSVKLAAGWLIDQCQLKGSGIGGAAVHRQQALVLINADNATSKDVVQLAHLVRTKVGEKFNVWLEPEVRFIGQTGEVNAVEIIA, from the coding sequence ATGAATCACTCCCTTAAATCCTGGAATACCTTTGGCATCGATCAAAATGCCAATGAGATTGTTTGCGCCGAAAATGAACAACAGCTACTGAATGCCTGGCAATCCGCCAATGCGTTGCATCAGCCGGTACTGATACTGGGTGAAGGGAGTAACGTCCTGTTTCTTGATACCTTCCGCGGAACGGTGATCGTCAACCGTATCAAAGGCATTGAGGTGACAGAGCAACCGGATGCCTGGCTGCTGCATGTCGGCGCGGGTGAAAACTGGCATCACCTGGTACAGCACACGCTACAGCTTGGCATGCCGGGTCTGGAAAACCTGGCGCTGATCCCCGGCTGTGTCGGTTCTTCACCGATCCAGAATATTGGTGCTTACGGCGTGGAGCTCCAACGAGTTTGTGATTACGTTGACTGTGTTGAGCTGGCGACAGGAAAATCGCTGCGCGTCAGTGCGGCAGAGTGTCGATTTGGCTATCGTGACAGTATCTTCAAACATGAATATCAGGATCGTTTCGCGATCGTTGCAGTGGGTCTACGCCTGACTAAGCAATGGCAGCCAGTGTTGACCTATGGTGACCTGACGCGTCTGGATCCGGCCACAGTAACGCCCCGGCAGGTGTTTGATTCGGTTTGCCATATGCGCATGACGAAACTGCCCGATCCGAAAGTAAACGGTAATGCGGGCAGCTTTTTTAAGAACCCCGTAGTGGTGGCTGATGTGGCACAGGCATTATTGTCTCAATTCCCGAATGCGCCCCATTATCCTCAGCCTGATGGTTCAGTAAAGTTGGCGGCAGGTTGGCTCATTGATCAGTGTCAGTTGAAAGGCTCCGGGATCGGAGGGGCAGCAGTGCATCGTCAACAGGCCCTAGTGCTGATCAATGCTGATAATGCGACAAGCAAAGATGTTGTTCAGCTGGCGCACCTTGTTCGTACGAAAGTGGGTGAAAAATTTAACGTCTGGCTGGAGCCTGAAGTGCGCTTCATCGGGCAAACAGGCGAAGTCAATGCTGTGGAGATCATTGCATGA
- the birA gene encoding bifunctional biotin--[acetyl-CoA-carboxylase] ligase/biotin operon repressor BirA, giving the protein MKDNTVPLTLISLLADGEFHSGEQLGEKLGMSRAAINKHIQTLRDWGVDVFTVPGKGYSLPEPIQLLDADRIYSQLDRGTVAVLPVIDSTNQYLLDRIDLLQSGDACVAEYQQAGRGRRGRKWFSPFGANLYLSMFWRLEQGPAAAIGLSLVIGIVMAEVLRDLGADKVRVKWPNDLYLLDRKLAGILVELTGKTGDAAQIVIGAGINMAMRRVEEDVVNQGWITLQEAGITLDRNTLAARLIRELRTALELFEQEGLAPYLSRWKKLDNFINRQVKLIIGEKEIYGTSRGIDAQGALLLEQDGVIKPWVGGEISLRSAE; this is encoded by the coding sequence ATGAAGGATAATACCGTTCCTCTGACGCTTATCTCCTTACTGGCCGATGGCGAGTTTCATTCCGGCGAGCAACTGGGTGAAAAGTTGGGGATGAGTCGGGCTGCCATCAATAAACACATCCAGACCTTACGTGACTGGGGTGTCGACGTCTTTACCGTGCCAGGTAAAGGATACAGTTTGCCTGAGCCGATTCAGTTACTGGATGCCGACCGTATATACAGCCAGTTGGATCGCGGTACGGTGGCAGTGCTTCCGGTTATCGATTCCACCAATCAATACCTGCTGGACCGTATAGATCTGTTACAGTCAGGCGATGCCTGCGTGGCGGAATATCAACAGGCAGGCCGTGGACGTCGTGGGCGTAAGTGGTTCTCTCCCTTTGGTGCAAACCTTTATCTTTCGATGTTCTGGCGTCTGGAGCAGGGACCGGCCGCAGCGATCGGCTTAAGCCTGGTGATCGGTATCGTGATGGCCGAGGTGCTGCGCGATCTCGGTGCTGATAAAGTTCGGGTGAAGTGGCCAAACGATCTCTATCTGCTGGATCGCAAACTGGCGGGGATCCTGGTCGAATTAACGGGTAAGACGGGCGATGCTGCGCAGATCGTCATTGGTGCCGGCATTAACATGGCGATGCGTCGTGTGGAAGAAGACGTGGTGAATCAGGGATGGATTACGCTGCAGGAAGCCGGGATTACGCTCGATCGCAACACGCTGGCCGCGAGGCTCATTCGTGAATTGCGTACCGCGTTGGAATTATTTGAGCAGGAAGGACTGGCTCCTTATCTTTCCCGTTGGAAAAAACTCGATAACTTTATTAATCGTCAGGTAAAACTGATCATCGGCGAAAAAGAAATATACGGTACTTCGCGAGGGATCGACGCACAGGGTGCATTACTACTGGAACAGGATGGTGTGATAAAACCGTGGGTTGGGGGAGAAATCTCCCTGAGAAGTGCAGAATAA
- the coaA gene encoding type I pantothenate kinase, producing the protein MSIKEQTLMTPYLHFNRNQWAALRDSVPMTLTEEEIARLKGINEDLSLEEVAEIYLPLSRLLNFYISSNLRRQAVLEQFLGTNGERIPYIISIAGSVAVGKSTTARVLQALLSRWPEHRRVELITTDGFLHPNQVLKDRGLMKKKGFPESYDMHRLVKFVSDLKSGVPNVTAPVYSHLIYDVIPDGDKTVAQPDILILEGLNVLQSGMDYPHDPHHVFVSDFVDFSIYVDAPEELLQTWYINRFLKFREGAFTDPDSYFHNYAKLTEEEAINTATSLWKEINWLNLKQNILPTRERASLIMTKSANHAVEQVRLRK; encoded by the coding sequence ATGAGTATAAAAGAGCAAACGTTAATGACGCCTTACCTACATTTTAACCGCAACCAGTGGGCTGCGCTTCGTGATTCCGTGCCGATGACCCTTACTGAAGAAGAGATCGCGCGGTTAAAGGGGATTAATGAAGATTTATCGCTGGAAGAAGTAGCAGAGATCTATTTACCCCTGTCGCGTTTGCTTAACTTCTATATCAGCTCGAACCTGCGCCGTCAGGCTGTTCTCGAACAGTTTCTGGGCACTAACGGTGAGCGCATTCCTTATATCATCAGTATTGCTGGCAGTGTGGCGGTAGGGAAAAGCACCACCGCGCGTGTATTACAGGCGCTACTGAGTCGCTGGCCAGAACATCGCCGCGTTGAGCTAATCACCACCGATGGTTTTCTTCATCCAAACCAGGTATTAAAAGACCGTGGGTTAATGAAGAAGAAAGGCTTTCCTGAATCGTATGACATGCACCGTTTGGTCAAGTTTGTCTCCGACCTCAAATCCGGCGTGCCAAACGTCACCGCTCCGGTTTATTCGCATCTGATTTATGATGTGATCCCTGACGGGGATAAAACCGTTGCCCAGCCCGATATATTAATTCTCGAAGGACTCAATGTTTTGCAGAGTGGGATGGATTATCCGCACGACCCACATCATGTATTTGTTTCGGACTTCGTCGATTTCTCTATTTATGTTGATGCGCCGGAAGAGTTACTGCAGACATGGTATATCAATCGCTTTCTTAAATTCCGCGAGGGGGCGTTTACCGACCCCGACTCTTATTTCCATAACTATGCGAAACTGACGGAAGAGGAGGCAATCAATACGGCCACCTCATTATGGAAAGAAATTAACTGGCTGAATTTAAAGCAAAACATTTTACCCACGCGTGAGCGCGCGAGTCTTATCATGACCAAGAGCGCGAATCATGCCGTCGAACAGGTTCGCCTGCGGAAATAA
- the tuf gene encoding elongation factor Tu, producing MSKEKFERTKPHVNVGTIGHVDHGKTTLTAAITTVLAKTYGGAARAFDQIDNAPEEKARGITINTSHVEYDTPTRHYAHVDCPGHADYVKNMITGAAQMDGAILVVAATDGPMPQTREHILLGRQVGVPYIIVFLNKCDMVDDEELLELVEMEVRELLSQYDFPGDDTPIVRGSALKALEGEAEWEAKIIELAGFLDSYIPEPERAIDKPFLLPIEDVFSISGRGTVVTGRVERGIIKVGEEVEIVGIKETAKSTCTGVEMFRKLLDEGRAGENVGVLLRGIKREEIERGQVLAKPGSIKPHTKFESEVYILSKDEGGRHTPFFKGYRPQFYFRTTDVTGTIELPEGVEMVMPGDNIKMVVTLIHPIAMDDGLRFAIREGGRTVGAGVVAKVLS from the coding sequence ATGTCTAAAGAAAAGTTTGAACGTACAAAACCGCACGTTAACGTCGGTACTATCGGCCACGTTGACCATGGTAAAACAACGCTGACCGCTGCCATCACTACCGTACTGGCTAAAACCTACGGCGGTGCTGCTCGCGCATTCGATCAGATCGATAACGCGCCGGAAGAAAAAGCTCGTGGTATCACCATCAACACCTCTCACGTTGAATATGACACCCCGACTCGCCACTACGCGCACGTAGACTGCCCGGGCCACGCCGACTATGTTAAAAACATGATCACTGGTGCTGCGCAGATGGACGGCGCGATCCTGGTTGTTGCTGCGACTGACGGCCCGATGCCGCAGACTCGTGAGCACATCCTGCTGGGTCGTCAGGTAGGCGTTCCGTACATCATCGTGTTCCTGAACAAATGCGACATGGTTGATGACGAAGAGCTGCTGGAACTGGTAGAGATGGAAGTTCGTGAACTGCTGTCTCAGTACGATTTCCCGGGCGACGACACGCCGATCGTTCGTGGTTCTGCTCTGAAAGCGCTGGAAGGCGAAGCAGAGTGGGAAGCGAAAATCATCGAACTGGCTGGCTTCCTGGATTCTTACATCCCGGAACCAGAGCGTGCGATTGACAAGCCGTTCCTGCTGCCGATCGAAGACGTATTCTCCATCTCCGGTCGTGGTACCGTTGTTACCGGTCGTGTAGAGCGCGGTATCATCAAAGTTGGCGAAGAAGTTGAAATCGTTGGTATCAAAGAGACTGCGAAGTCTACCTGTACTGGCGTTGAAATGTTCCGCAAACTGCTGGACGAAGGCCGTGCGGGTGAGAACGTAGGTGTTTTGCTGCGTGGTATCAAACGTGAAGAAATCGAACGTGGTCAGGTACTGGCTAAGCCGGGTTCCATCAAGCCGCACACCAAGTTCGAATCTGAAGTGTACATTCTGTCCAAAGACGAAGGCGGCCGTCATACTCCGTTCTTCAAAGGCTACCGTCCGCAGTTCTACTTCCGTACAACTGACGTGACTGGCACCATCGAACTGCCGGAAGGCGTAGAGATGGTAATGCCGGGCGACAACATCAAAATGGTTGTTACCCTGATCCACCCGATCGCGATGGACGACGGTCTGCGTTTCGCAATCCGTGAAGGCGGCCGTACTGTAGGCGCAGGCGTTGTTGCTAAAGTTCTCAGCTAA
- the secE gene encoding preprotein translocase subunit SecE, with the protein MSANTEAQGSGRGLEAIKWIVVVALLIVAIVGNYLYRDMMLPLRALAVVILIAAAGGVALLTTKGKATVAFAREARTEVRKVIWPTRQETLHTTLIVAAVTAVMSLILWGLDGILVRLVSFITGLRF; encoded by the coding sequence ATGAGTGCGAATACCGAAGCTCAAGGGAGCGGGCGTGGCCTGGAAGCGATAAAGTGGATCGTGGTTGTGGCATTGCTGATCGTGGCAATTGTTGGCAACTATCTTTATCGTGACATGATGCTGCCGCTGCGTGCGCTGGCCGTAGTAATTCTGATTGCTGCAGCGGGTGGTGTCGCGCTGTTGACGACAAAAGGTAAAGCGACCGTTGCTTTTGCCCGCGAAGCGCGTACTGAAGTACGTAAGGTCATTTGGCCGACTCGCCAGGAAACATTGCACACCACGCTGATTGTGGCTGCGGTTACCGCAGTAATGTCACTGATCCTGTGGGGACTGGATGGTATTCTGGTTCGCCTGGTTTCCTTTATCACTGGCCTGAGGTTCTGA
- the nusG gene encoding transcription termination/antitermination protein NusG, whose protein sequence is MSEAPKKRWYVVQAFSGFEGRVATSLREHIKLHNMEELFGEVMVPTEEVVEIRGGQRRKSERKFFPGYVLVQMVMNDASWHLVRSVPRVMGFIGGTSDRPAPISDKEVDAIMNRLQQVGDKPRPKTLFEPGEMVRVNDGPFADFNGVVEEVDYEKSRLKVSVSIFGRATPVELDFAQVEKA, encoded by the coding sequence ATGTCTGAAGCTCCTAAAAAGCGCTGGTACGTCGTTCAGGCGTTTTCCGGTTTTGAAGGCCGCGTAGCAACATCGCTGCGTGAGCATATCAAATTACACAATATGGAAGAGTTGTTTGGCGAAGTCATGGTGCCGACCGAAGAAGTGGTCGAAATCCGTGGTGGTCAGCGCCGTAAGAGCGAGCGTAAATTCTTCCCGGGTTACGTGCTGGTCCAGATGGTCATGAATGACGCGAGCTGGCACCTGGTGCGTAGCGTGCCGCGTGTGATGGGCTTTATCGGCGGTACATCTGACCGTCCGGCGCCGATCAGCGACAAAGAAGTTGATGCGATTATGAACCGCCTGCAGCAGGTTGGTGACAAGCCGCGTCCGAAAACGCTGTTTGAACCGGGTGAAATGGTGCGTGTCAACGATGGCCCGTTTGCTGATTTCAACGGTGTCGTTGAAGAAGTTGACTACGAGAAGTCCCGCCTGAAAGTGTCCGTCTCTATCTTCGGTCGTGCGACCCCGGTAGAACTGGACTTTGCTCAGGTCGAAAAAGCCTAA
- the rplK gene encoding 50S ribosomal protein L11, which yields MAKKVQAYVKLQVAAGMANPSPPVGPALGQQGVNIMEFCKAFNAKTDSIEKGLPIPVVITVYADRSFTFITKTPPAAVLLKKAAGIKSGSGKPNKDKVGKISRAQLQEIAQTKAADMTGADIEAMTRSIEGTARSMGLVVED from the coding sequence ATGGCTAAGAAAGTCCAAGCCTACGTCAAGCTGCAGGTTGCAGCTGGTATGGCAAACCCGAGTCCGCCGGTTGGTCCTGCTCTGGGTCAACAGGGTGTTAACATCATGGAATTCTGCAAAGCGTTCAACGCTAAGACTGATTCCATCGAAAAAGGTCTGCCGATTCCGGTTGTTATCACCGTTTACGCTGACCGTTCTTTCACCTTCATTACCAAAACGCCTCCGGCAGCTGTTCTGCTGAAGAAAGCGGCTGGTATTAAGTCTGGTTCCGGTAAGCCGAACAAAGACAAAGTAGGTAAAATTTCCCGCGCTCAACTGCAGGAAATCGCGCAGACCAAAGCTGCCGACATGACTGGTGCCGATATTGAAGCGATGACTCGCTCCATCGAAGGTACTGCACGTTCCATGGGCCTGGTAGTGGAGGACTAA
- the rplA gene encoding 50S ribosomal protein L1 — MAKLTKRMRVIREKIDATKQYDINEAISLLKELATAKFVESVDVAVNLGIDARKSDQNVRGATVLPHGTGRSVRVAVFTQGANAEAAKAAGAELVGMEDLADQIKKGEMNFDVVIASPDAMRVVGQLGQVLGPRGLMPNPKVGTVTPNVAEAVKNAKAGQVRYRNDKNGIIHTTIGKVDFDADKLKENLEALLVALKKAKPTQAKGVYIKKISISTTMGAGVAVDQAGLSASAN; from the coding sequence ATGGCTAAACTGACCAAGCGCATGCGTGTGATCCGTGAGAAAATTGATGCGACCAAACAGTACGACATCAATGAAGCTATCTCTCTGCTGAAAGAACTGGCTACTGCTAAGTTCGTAGAAAGCGTGGACGTTGCCGTTAACCTCGGTATCGACGCGCGTAAATCTGACCAGAACGTACGTGGTGCAACTGTACTGCCGCACGGTACTGGCCGTTCCGTTCGCGTAGCCGTATTTACCCAGGGTGCAAACGCTGAAGCTGCTAAAGCGGCTGGCGCTGAACTGGTAGGTATGGAAGATCTGGCTGACCAGATCAAGAAAGGCGAAATGAACTTTGACGTGGTTATTGCTTCTCCGGATGCAATGCGCGTTGTTGGCCAACTGGGCCAGGTTCTGGGTCCGCGTGGCCTGATGCCAAACCCGAAAGTGGGTACTGTAACCCCTAACGTTGCTGAAGCGGTTAAGAACGCTAAAGCAGGTCAGGTTCGTTACCGTAACGACAAAAACGGCATCATCCACACCACCATCGGTAAAGTGGATTTTGACGCTGACAAACTGAAAGAAAACCTGGAAGCTCTGCTGGTTGCGCTGAAGAAAGCAAAACCGACTCAGGCGAAAGGCGTGTACATCAAGAAAATCAGCATCTCCACCACCATGGGTGCTGGTGTTGCCGTTGATCAGGCTGGTCTGAGCGCTTCTGCGAACTAA
- the rplJ gene encoding 50S ribosomal protein L10: MALNLQDKQAIVAEVSEVAKGALSAVVADSRGVTVDKMTELRKAGREAGVYMRVVRNTLLRRVVEGTQFECLKDTFVGPTLIAYSMEHPGAAARLFKEFAKANAKFEVKAAAFEGELIPASQIDRLATLPTYEEAIARLMATMKEASAGKLVRTLAAVRDAKEAA, translated from the coding sequence ATGGCTTTAAATCTTCAAGACAAACAAGCGATTGTTGCTGAAGTCAGCGAAGTAGCCAAAGGCGCGCTGTCTGCAGTAGTTGCGGATTCCCGTGGCGTAACTGTAGATAAAATGACTGAACTGCGTAAAGCAGGTCGTGAAGCTGGCGTTTACATGCGTGTTGTTCGTAACACCCTGCTGCGCCGCGTCGTTGAAGGTACTCAGTTCGAGTGCCTGAAAGACACGTTTGTTGGTCCGACCCTGATTGCATACTCTATGGAACACCCGGGCGCTGCTGCTCGTCTGTTCAAAGAGTTCGCGAAAGCGAATGCAAAATTTGAGGTCAAAGCCGCTGCCTTTGAAGGCGAGCTGATCCCGGCGTCTCAGATCGACCGCCTGGCAACTCTGCCGACCTACGAAGAAGCAATTGCACGCCTGATGGCAACCATGAAAGAAGCTTCGGCTGGCAAACTGGTTCGTACTCTGGCTGCTGTACGCGATGCGAAAGAAGCTGCTTAA
- the rplL gene encoding 50S ribosomal protein L7/L12, whose product MSITKDQIIEAVSAMSVMDVVELISAMEEKFGVSAAAAVAVAAGPVEAAEEKTEFDVILKAAGANKVAVIKAVRGATGLGLKEAKDLVESAPAALKEGVSKDDAEALKKSLEEAGAEVEVK is encoded by the coding sequence ATGTCTATCACTAAAGATCAAATCATTGAAGCAGTATCCGCTATGTCCGTAATGGACGTTGTAGAACTGATCTCTGCAATGGAAGAAAAATTCGGTGTTTCCGCTGCTGCTGCTGTAGCTGTAGCTGCTGGCCCGGTTGAAGCAGCTGAAGAAAAAACTGAATTCGACGTAATTCTGAAAGCTGCTGGCGCTAACAAAGTTGCTGTAATCAAAGCAGTACGTGGCGCAACTGGCCTGGGTCTGAAAGAAGCTAAAGACCTGGTAGAATCTGCTCCGGCCGCTCTGAAAGAAGGCGTGAGCAAAGATGACGCAGAAGCACTGAAAAAATCTCTGGAAGAAGCTGGCGCTGAAGTTGAAGTTAAATAA